In a genomic window of Kiritimatiellales bacterium:
- a CDS encoding glycoside hydrolase family 3 C-terminal domain-containing protein: MMEIAEKIETLLRQMTLDEKIGMCHANTKFSSAGISRLGIPDIVMSDGPHGVRQEIAKDSWRSAGRDDDDATYLPAGTALASTWNPDCAKDFGYVLGREARERGKDIILAPGINIIRTPLCGRNFEYMSEDPHLIRSLAPGLIHAIQEQDVAACVKHFAANNQELNRFETNAEVDERTLREIYFPGFEAAVFSGVLTVMGAYNRFRGQHCCHNHYLLQQVLKDEWKFPGLVVSDWAGTHNTDEAVFNGLDIEMGTPVEYDEYYLARPFREGVLSGNYPESLLDEKIRRILYVVLRSGMMKENRKPGARNTAEHQAIAKNIARESIVLLKNDAGGLPVNPDKVKSVLVVGDNADRKMSAGGGSSEVKALYEITPLEGIRTLMGSRAKVEYIKGYPVRDIPVLPVDSEYLAIADQHAGIRGWHAGFFQTEKPSGTPVFERVTDQINFSWEQDPPADGIDVFSGYAVRWRGTLTAPETGEYKFGVYNTNEAAVSLNGAVLLKTEANTVARYSEKTAVLKSGEAYEILIEYYYKRGSSRIEFGWLPPEETVPDIHAAYASVIDAAQRADTVIFIGGLNHQYDTEARDRPDMRLPEGQDGLLEAVLKIKPDTIVIIMSGAPVEMPWINHAATVLWTSYAGMEGGTALAEVLFGAVNPSGKLPITFPEKLADSPAHAIGEYQAGICRYKEEIFVGYRYFDSFDVKPLFEFGRGLSYTEFTYSDLHIQPSAAPDSIAEISCRIKNSGSMDGAETVQFYLQDVECSVKRPQKELRGFVKAHLAAGEEKTVSITLSLRDMSFYNVSQKCWCVEPGTFVLYAGSSSRDLRLHQSFEYTGTGIITDEK, from the coding sequence ATGATGGAGATCGCTGAAAAAATTGAAACGCTTCTCCGGCAGATGACGCTGGATGAAAAAATCGGTATGTGTCATGCCAACACAAAATTTTCATCCGCCGGAATTTCGCGGCTTGGAATCCCGGATATCGTCATGTCCGACGGGCCGCACGGCGTCCGGCAGGAAATTGCCAAAGACAGCTGGCGCTCCGCCGGAAGAGATGACGATGATGCAACATATCTTCCCGCCGGCACCGCACTGGCATCAACCTGGAATCCGGACTGTGCAAAAGATTTTGGATATGTGCTCGGCAGGGAAGCGCGGGAGCGGGGAAAAGACATCATCCTTGCGCCGGGAATTAATATTATCCGGACTCCGCTGTGCGGACGCAATTTTGAATATATGAGCGAAGATCCGCATTTGATCCGCTCGCTGGCGCCCGGATTGATTCACGCAATTCAGGAGCAGGATGTTGCCGCGTGCGTGAAACATTTCGCGGCCAATAATCAGGAGTTGAACCGCTTTGAAACCAATGCTGAAGTTGACGAACGGACGCTGCGCGAAATCTATTTCCCTGGCTTTGAAGCCGCCGTTTTTTCCGGCGTATTAACCGTGATGGGCGCGTACAACCGGTTTCGCGGGCAGCACTGCTGCCATAACCATTATCTGCTGCAGCAGGTATTAAAAGACGAATGGAAATTTCCGGGGCTGGTCGTCTCAGACTGGGCGGGAACGCATAATACCGATGAAGCCGTTTTCAACGGACTGGATATCGAAATGGGTACGCCGGTCGAATATGACGAATATTACCTCGCCCGTCCGTTCCGCGAAGGAGTTCTTTCCGGCAATTATCCGGAATCACTGCTGGATGAAAAAATCCGCCGGATTTTATATGTCGTGCTCCGTTCCGGAATGATGAAAGAAAACAGAAAACCCGGCGCGCGCAATACTGCAGAGCATCAGGCAATCGCGAAAAACATTGCGCGTGAATCCATTGTACTGCTGAAAAATGACGCCGGCGGTCTGCCGGTGAATCCTGATAAAGTAAAATCCGTTTTGGTGGTCGGTGACAATGCCGACCGTAAAATGTCCGCCGGCGGCGGCAGCTCAGAGGTCAAAGCATTATATGAAATCACGCCGCTGGAAGGTATCCGGACGCTGATGGGTTCGCGCGCAAAAGTCGAATACATCAAAGGATATCCGGTGCGCGATATTCCGGTTCTGCCGGTGGATTCCGAATATCTTGCAATTGCAGATCAGCACGCCGGGATACGCGGCTGGCACGCCGGGTTTTTTCAGACAGAAAAGCCGTCCGGCACGCCGGTATTTGAACGCGTGACCGATCAGATTAATTTCTCCTGGGAACAGGATCCACCGGCTGATGGAATCGATGTTTTTTCAGGATATGCGGTGCGCTGGCGCGGAACATTAACTGCCCCGGAAACCGGCGAATATAAATTCGGTGTGTACAACACAAACGAAGCCGCAGTGAGTTTAAACGGCGCCGTTCTTTTAAAAACGGAAGCAAACACCGTCGCCCGCTATTCTGAAAAGACGGCTGTTTTAAAATCCGGCGAAGCATACGAAATCCTCATCGAATATTATTATAAACGCGGCAGTTCACGTATTGAATTCGGGTGGCTTCCGCCGGAAGAAACCGTGCCGGATATTCATGCCGCCTACGCATCTGTAATTGATGCCGCGCAGCGAGCAGACACCGTAATTTTTATCGGCGGGCTGAATCATCAATACGACACGGAAGCCAGAGACCGCCCGGATATGCGCCTGCCGGAAGGGCAGGATGGACTGCTGGAGGCGGTGCTGAAAATAAAGCCGGACACCATCGTTATCATCATGTCCGGCGCTCCCGTTGAAATGCCGTGGATTAATCACGCCGCCACTGTTTTGTGGACGTCATACGCCGGAATGGAAGGGGGCACCGCATTGGCGGAAGTTCTGTTCGGCGCGGTGAATCCTTCCGGCAAACTGCCGATAACCTTTCCGGAAAAACTGGCCGATTCACCGGCGCATGCCATCGGCGAATATCAGGCGGGTATCTGCCGCTACAAAGAAGAAATATTTGTCGGCTACAGGTACTTTGATTCATTCGATGTGAAACCGCTGTTTGAATTCGGCAGAGGACTTTCATATACAGAATTCACCTATTCCGATCTGCACATACAGCCATCCGCCGCGCCGGATTCGATTGCTGAAATATCCTGCAGAATAAAAAATTCCGGTTCAATGGATGGCGCGGAAACAGTTCAATTTTATCTGCAGGATGTGGAGTGCAGTGTAAAGCGCCCGCAAAAAGAATTGAGAGGGTTTGTGAAAGCGCATCTCGCTGCCGGCGAAGAAAAAACCGTTTCAATTACGCTCTCACTGCGTGATATGTCATTTTATAACGTCAGTCAAAAATGCTGGTGCGTCGAGCCGGGAACGTTTGTTCTTTATGCCGGTTCATCTTCGCGCGATCTCAGACTGCATCAATCGTTTGAATATACAGGCACAGGAATCATTACAGATGAAAAGTGA